A DNA window from Deinococcus gobiensis I-0 contains the following coding sequences:
- a CDS encoding PadR family transcriptional regulator, giving the protein MDAQQLKGHLDLLLLATLEQGPRYGGQIIADVQAATDGEFALREGTLYPALHRLEKQGFLQGAFQVLPRGGSPVKIYQLTPAGQQELRLQREKYERFTRAVRGIIGGGV; this is encoded by the coding sequence ATGGACGCCCAACAGCTCAAAGGCCACCTCGACCTTCTCCTCCTCGCTACTCTCGAGCAGGGTCCCCGCTACGGCGGCCAGATCATCGCCGACGTGCAGGCCGCTACCGACGGGGAGTTTGCCCTGCGCGAAGGCACCCTCTACCCCGCCCTTCACCGCCTGGAGAAACAGGGTTTCCTCCAGGGAGCCTTCCAGGTGCTGCCCCGTGGTGGCAGTCCCGTCAAGATCTACCAGCTCACGCCTGCCGGACAGCAGGAACTGCGTCTTCAGCGCGAGAAGTATGAGCGCTTCACCCGCGCCGTACGCGGCATCATCGGTGGTGGCGTATGA
- a CDS encoding recombinase family protein, with translation MTTPAVAYYRVSTQKQGQSGLGLEAQQAAVLAYARSKGLELVAEVTEVETGTRKRRRPQLEAALDQTRRLGGVLLIAKLDRLARNVAVVASLMESSVRFVAVDMPEADNLTIHVMAAVAEREAQLISARTKAALAARKARGLKLGKPENLTVEAQRRGAEASKQRAVQDMRTVAAYAGALRSQGLTLRAIAAQLELHGFQTRQGGSWHAVQVKRILERNQSTALKMQ, from the coding sequence GTGACTACCCCCGCCGTCGCCTACTACCGCGTCTCCACCCAAAAACAAGGTCAAAGTGGCCTTGGTTTGGAGGCGCAACAGGCCGCCGTCCTGGCATACGCCCGGAGCAAGGGCCTGGAACTGGTCGCTGAGGTCACCGAAGTCGAAACCGGAACTCGGAAGCGTCGCCGCCCCCAACTCGAAGCCGCCCTCGATCAGACCCGCCGTCTTGGAGGCGTCCTCCTCATCGCCAAACTCGATCGCCTCGCGCGCAACGTGGCGGTCGTCGCCAGCCTCATGGAATCCAGCGTCCGCTTTGTGGCCGTCGATATGCCTGAGGCCGACAACCTGACCATACACGTGATGGCCGCCGTCGCCGAGCGGGAAGCTCAGTTGATCTCCGCAAGGACGAAGGCCGCTCTGGCGGCCCGCAAGGCCCGGGGCCTCAAGTTGGGCAAGCCAGAGAACCTGACTGTGGAGGCGCAGCGCAGGGGCGCAGAGGCATCGAAGCAGCGCGCAGTTCAGGACATGCGCACCGTGGCTGCCTACGCTGGGGCGCTCCGGAGCCAGGGGCTGACCTTGCGGGCCATTGCTGCCCAACTGGAGCTACATGGCTTCCAGACCCGCCAAGGCGGTTCCTGGCATGCCGTTCAAGTCAAACGGATTCTGGAGAGAAATCAGTCAACCGCGCTGAAGATGCAGTGA